The Vicia villosa cultivar HV-30 ecotype Madison, WI linkage group LG1, Vvil1.0, whole genome shotgun sequence genome includes a region encoding these proteins:
- the LOC131604895 gene encoding uncharacterized protein LOC131604895 produces MNENMKHFQKKLTELELEAEHLLLARHQLVENDKLRNGNREALTALRKKARTTTSSVPSPYGSIMKGVSRPLVQEVCTTCGNHDSFEQTWTMFPGTDLFVGIPFHVAHTILETDQAQLDFEAKKLQSIVKEKTLIISDTGALADKISPGVLKSLVTLNDKPK; encoded by the exons ATGAATGAGAACATGAAGCACTTTCAAAAGAAATTAACAGAATTGGAACTCGAAGCTGAGCATCTTCTCTTAGCCCGGCATCAG CTGGTTGAGAATGATAAGTTGAGGAATGGGAACAGAGAAGCACTTACTGCATTAAGGAAAAAGGCTCGGACAACAACGAGTAGTGTTCCATCTCCTTATGGATCAATAATGAAGGGAGTTTCAAGACCTCTGGTGCAAGAAGTGTGTACTACCTGTGGTAACCATGACTCTTTCGAGCAGACGTGGACAATGTTTCCAGGAACTGATCTGTTTGTCGGAATTCCATTTCATGTTGCTCATACTATATTGGAAACAG ATCAAGCTCAGCTTGACTTTGAGGCAAAGAAACTACAGAGCATTGTGAAGGAAAAAACACTTATTATATCAGATACAGGTGCTCTTGCAGACAAGATTAGTCCCGGAGTGCTTAAATCGCTTGTAACCTTAAACGACAAACCAAAGTAA